The Oryzias latipes chromosome 8, ASM223467v1 genomic interval AGCGGCCCAGAGGAACCATCCGGAACCTTATTCAGAAGCAAAAACATGGCAATGACTCCATGGAAAGAACAGAACCTCCATCCCACCACGGGGTTCCAGGAGGTCGTGTGGGAACGACCCTGGAGGACGGAGCGGGTCAGCGTTCAGGCGACATGGGCGGAGCTTCAGGAGAGTAAATCAATCAGCAAAGGGTCAGCATTGGTACAAAACTTTATTCTCACAATATCAAAATCGACAGACGGGTTAAAAGGAAGGAAGAGTGGAAACGGATGTGAGAAGAGCTTCCTGCTGAGTCGTCCTTCAGGAGTTTATTCACAGCAGCGTTCTGAATGGTAGATAGCGAGTCATGTGacatatgggggggggggggggtcactggaATCTTGCAGCAATAACTGTACAGAGACAACATAATATGCATTAAAGGAATTCATTAAAATCATAAAACTTTGCACAGCTGCGTATCTTTGAACAAAGAGAGAAGTTACGGTTTTCCAActgaaactaaaagaaatggtctgaataaaaaaaagaggagcagagaggcgGAGTCGGGCTGGAAGTTGTGTCTACAGAGCAGGACAGATGGAGGCCACATCCAGGCCGCTCCACAGGAGCCAGCAGGCCTCCGGACTGCTTTGAGTTCAGACGGACGCCGCTGTCGGggagcagcaggaggccggAGGCGCCGGGGAGAACTGGAACTAGAATGGCGGCGCCTTATGGCTGCTGGCCTGGAGCTCTACAGGAAATAGTCGGCGACGGGCTTCTTGGAGGGGATgcctctggtctcctgtggcgCTGCTTCAAATATGATGAACTCCCGCTGTAGATGCTCATCCAGCTCCAAGATGGCCGCAACGTTTCCACACCTGAGTGCAAGGAGACACGGCGAGGTTAAACCAGCACAGACCCTCAAACCGCTAGGCGAGAAGGACGCCGTCTTCAGCACAAACAAGGTTTAAAGCGGATCTCAGAACTTTTCAGATCagaaaacaagataaaagcccacaaaacatgttttatgaaaagtatataaatatttcaaaatatgtaTGTAAACAGACACGAATgtataacattaaaacatttgctCATTGAGGCTTTTCTATAAACACTAATGACTCTCTGAACTCAACATAAACCTATTTAGACAAAATCCTCAGGATGTCAATCTGAGCTAAAGTGCAGCAGGAGAGCTGACACAATAAAGCAGTGAGATGGTTAACAGCACACGGcgttccatgctttctccaacAGAGAAGCTCTAACTGAACAACCAGATCATTATGGTCTGTCTCTGCTGGAGGGCGTTTCCGtctggccactaggtggagctctccttatagcattacactttattccagaagattGGAGCAAAAAATGGagctttagaccacaaatggttactttcaaaaatgtttctgtaaaagagtttggaaaattcctGCCTGTGAGTCTATAAAGCTGCTCATTGAGTCAGTAATGTATGTTTGGGTCGTCCAAgagttagcattagccgtcctatgggaaattccattatacgttagcatcaagctagcagactttggCTTTACTGATGTTATACATTAGATCCCCGGAAAAAAATGAGCATAAAAGATCGATTTCTACTTTAATGGATCTATTATTGATCTACTAAGATTGGATCAATTCAGATCAATTAATCGATTTGATCAAAATCACcgtgcaaaaaaatgtatatacagttttttttaaaagtaagaaAAGCAGGGAATGTAGGAGGAATTGACTATTATCCATTCTTCCACCATCCCCTGCTacaagcccctcccactggttCCAGAGGGGCGGCGGCTTCTCCTGCCACAGTTGGgggcagctgctgctcctcactgGGAGAGTGAATGGTTTCATGAGGCACACATGGAGGCGTGTGCTGCTCATTGATGCtgttgtagagctcttcaaaatgaaGAAACGCCATCTGTCATCATCTGCGTCCTCCATGCGGAGGTCGACACGCTTTTGGCGGGAGCTTTAGGCTCACACACCTTAGGACAAACATTAACTAGGACCTTTGACGCATGTTAAACCTTAGCCGTGGCGTGTGGTCCATACAAATCATCcgttgcacacctaaatgtccAGAAAACATtccatattttctgttttataggGTGCACCACCAATAAATAACCTATTTTCTACATTACgtcatatataaggcgcacTGCACTATAGGGTCCATGAAGAGAGAATAAAAAGGCAGAGGAAAGTCCAGACTTTATAAACAATATTTCTAATTCCTGTTTGCGACGCTCTACACGTTAATTACTTAAGTCGCTCCACATCACAAGTCATTTTGACCAAAATGAAGGTTTATTCTGTGCTCCTCATAGTGCCAAAAATATGCTACGAATTTCTAAATGCAGAACAAATATTTGGAGTTTTGCTGCTTGAAAACATAAATTaactacagaaaataaaataaattttttttgctttgaatattgagacaaacaaacatttaacagcTTTGGTTGAATGCAAAGCCTAAAGTAAACAGTTGTACTTTTCAGTCTTAGCAGGACTGGCCGGTTCCCAAAGGTCCATTTTCTCTGCATCTGCATTCTAGTCGTGCTGAAGCACAGCCAGTAAATCTCCTCACAGCAGCAGTCTGAATTAGAGACGCTGTTCCTACAGCTAACCGCTAACCTAAACCTAACTAGCATTCAACTCCTTAAGTGGGCGTGTCCCAAAGGGAGGCTTTTACACAGAGACAAATCAGTGGAACCGGACAGGTGTCCGTCACCTGTAGCAGTAGTTGGGTGCGGACCACACGGTGAGCACAGTCTCGTTGAAGTGCCACTTGTAGCCCTCCATGACCAGCTGGTGCGCTCGACAAATCATGTGGATGTCGTTGGCGGCGTTGAACTGAGCCACCACGTCGCTCCCGAACAGATATCCAGCCCCTCTGGGACTGACCCCCCACCCGGTGGTGTCTGAGAGCAGACCGAAGAGATCAGGCAAACGTGCAGCTTCTCAAACGGAGTCCGGCTCTGGCTGAAGCCGTTACCTTCAGGGTCTGACCACAGAAGGTCACACATGGGCCCATCGTgaggcacttcctgtttcctgtcaaTGGTCCGGATCTGGTCCAGTGTTTGGATGGAGGGGGACAGCCCTCCGTGCACACAGAAGATCTGGAGGACAGAATGAAAGCCATCAAAACAAAAGCCAAAGGAAAACCTTTTCACGTCCAACATTTTGGAGGAAACGGCGTGAAGAAAACCCGTCCGACCTTTCCATCGATGATGGCAGAGAGCGACAGGTAGTCGAATATCTCGGTGCAGTATCTCCACACCGTCACAGAGCCGTACTTGCGGAGGCACTCATCGTAGAAGCCATAGACCTGTGTGATCTGCCTGGACTCGTGGTTTCCCCGGATCAAAGTGATCCTGTCTGGATAACGCACCTGAGGAACCAAAAACAGGAGGATTTATGTCAGAGACCTGCACAAGTGCAGCACGGAAGGGCTTGATTGACTTCAAATCGTTCACCTTGAGGGCCAGCAGCAGAAGGAAAGTCTCCACGCTGTAGAAGCCTCTGTCCACAAAGTCCCCCATGAAGAGATAATTGGTCTCTGGGACATCTCCCCCCACCTGGTAAATGGCAGGTTTAAAATCAGTGGAATCAACACACAATGCCTTAACGTTTCAAAACTTGACGGTTTTTGGGTTTCCATAATAAACCCTGAACTTCTGCGGTTCTCATGATTCAACTCCAATAGGAGTGAGGCTCTGCTCTTTAATGGCCTCCCCTCCACACACCAGCCAGCCGTCCCTTTCTATAAATGACCCGCTACCGTTTCTTCATCCCTTTGgcagaaaacacaaagaggCCAGCAGAAGGCCTCAGGCTAAAACACACAGTACAGCCTGAGGAGAACCGGTCGGACCATCGGACACCAGAGGAGCGCGGCTGTGCTGTAAACCCACACGTGTACAGACAGAATGAAGGGCAGTTTAAAGCAAACAGCCcaacttttgttttaataacACCGTTTGCTTTAAAGTTGACCTGGATCTGGCATCAGCAAACACATTTCAAGGCCTCTGTACAGACATTCTGTTAAAACTACTGAGTACAGAGTACTGCTATTTCTACACAGAGGTCACTAGCAGAAGTTACGGGGCACTTCTCGTGGCGCTCGTGTTTTCATTGCTCCGCCTCGCTGAAGTAGCTCCTCTTTGCTCGCTGCTGTTCTCACATCCGTGCTTTGGACGGACCGGCGGGCGGCTTTTACTCCCAACACGGAAGAGAGCAGAGAGCTGGGGGGAAACGTCTccattttctcaaaaataaacAGTCTAAAACATCAAATTGGACATAACTGATTAATGGTCCAGCCCTACGTCACAGCCCATAAAGAAGAAGTGTCCAACCATCAAAACCAAACAGCAGTGCAGGAAAATAAACCACGATTTTGTCTGGAGCTtggattaaaacaaacataaaagctTACTCTGAAGAGTTCTTTCAGGTCATAGAACTGACCGTGTATATCACCACAAACCTACAAAAAATAAGAGAACAGAAGGTCAAACGAACAATCAACGACTTTGGATTTAAAAGCAGCAAATGGAACTTACAGTGACTGGAGAGTCTACTCTCTGAACGTTACTCTCTTCAACCAGGATTTCTCTGAAAGAAAGTCATGAACACGTATGACAATGAGGTTCTAAACatgttctgtttaaaaaaagtgacagtgttctgaaatctgtcaattacaaaagaagtttttttcatcatttcaagAAATAACTCTGGGaatattgaaaaatacagtattGAACAATCCTTCATTCTCTAGTTTCCAGTAACTCTTCACCTTCTACAGGAAAAGCACTTTTCAGGTGACAATAGCACCGATATAGCACTGCCTAGTGCGTCCATCACGATCGACTAGTCAACCCTGATCAATGCGAATTGATCATGGGCCatcaaaaagaaactttgattgtttttattgccGTCTGCCAATCATCATCCTTGTCATGAAGTAAATCACTTGATAAGAATGCAGAACAGCCAAACAAACATCCTGTGATGAAAAGGTCATTGCACATCCGTGTTCAACTATACGAGCAGCAGGTCGACCGGCACACTGTCCGCCGGGTCCCCGGGACAGCGTCTCTCCAGCCTGCAGAACCGTGTATGGAAGCACAAGTCGGCCAGCGCCTCCCTGATCGGAAACGAGACCGTGAAGCCCCGTCTGACCCAGCCGTCCTGCCACGGCACCGGCTGCCGGGTCTGCGGTTTCTGCCTGAATGATTGAGGCCCGCTCGGGCAGAAGCCTGTGCCTCTCGAGCTCTGTCCATGAATCAGGGGCCCGGCCCGGTGTGCGCCCTGTCCCCGCCGCTGCTCCACCGCCAGGCTTGTCACCTGGTATAAAACCTGAGTGGGCCAAGGGGGGGCGGACCTACTGTAGCCGGGCATGCTCTCACTTCAACGACAACCAAGTAGATCCTGGAAGAAGTATTAGCTTATCCCAAGAATGAAgcccaaaacagaacaaaaaaaaaaaaggggggggggggggctgatctggagtttttcttcctcctaaaCTTGAGAAAGAGGAGCATTCAGCGTCAGACTCCTAGCAATAGAAATGTTTCTGCTGTGCGATGCTCTGCTGTTaacataacaacaaaacacacacaggtcCAAATCAACAAGCTGCTGAAGGAACTTTTTATCATATCTTATATGTGAATCTAAATGTATCAACTGAATTCTAAATAATTTTCTGAGTCACTTTAAAGTCTTTTCATATTAAGTCTGTGTATGTAaggatatatttaaaaagacacGTGTTGCGGTGCATTCTGGGAGCTTATACTTTGATTACGATTTGGAACAACTTACAGTAAACTTATGCAGACATCTGTGAACCAGCGAATCATGGTAATGAGCGGCCACTGGCTACAGCCTTTGGTACAGAATTTAACAGTACTTGGaagaaatattattatttgCTTAATAGGCCTATAGAGACATTTCAGTTATGTTGTGTTCAGAATGGAAAGCTCCATCATGGGCCTAAGGAAACTGCGGCTTGTGGTTTTTAGTGGCTGGCGTGATGCAGAAAAAGTGTGGCCCCCCAGCAGTGGAGGGGAACACAGCTCCCACCTGGCTTTGGCGCACAGCGCTTTGACTTCGTTCTCCTTGATCAGCTCACATCTTCGCAGCTGCTCTATCTGCCGGTCCAGGTCACTGATGTCTCCCATTGTCACGCACATAGAGACCTCCTCGCGCTGGTTCTCACGCGCTTCTTCCAGCTGAAATTCCCTGCAGGTCACGTTCCTGTCTCGGCTGTTGCCACAGTGACGTCTCTCTGTCTGTCCGGGCGGAAGGGCTCTAGTCTCGGAAAGACCGATCTCCGTGGTGGCGTTGAGTCTGAGAAGAGACCCGGTTCCAGTTTACGTACAgacataaaaacagagaaaggcAGAAAATGTCACCGTGAAGTTAGGCAGAGGTTCGGGCTTAGCGGCGCCGAACATACGTAATGCAGCAGAATGCGAGGCCTTGGGGCGTAGCTTGAGCTAAGCCTTAGCATGCTAGCTTACATCACTGATCGACGATCACGTAGATAACAAACCaacaactttattgttttttctcccACACTCAACGACAGCGGCATCGATTCAGACCAGGGACTGAACGTATATAGTAACGGGTTACAACAGACAACCTTAAAGTGGACAAAACGGGACCTGAGCGGCTTTACCCAGAGAATGGTTAGCATACAGCCAGTAAGCTAGCACAGTTAGCACAAATGTCCGCCAAACGACGACACGGAGCCAAACCGAACGACAAAACCGCCTCCGCGCGATTACCTTATTGACCGGTGTGTTGGGACGAACGCCGATGCGTCATTGGATGGCTCTGCGGGTGTGAGGCCGCTGCTTCACCGGCTCTTTCCCCGGTATCGTCCGTGCCGGTCGGCTTCTGCTGCTCTCATCAACAACGACGACGGGAAGTTCCGGTGAAGGGCGCGCGCGCCGCGCACGGACCAGACGGAGCGTTACAGAACAACCACCTGCTGATCCGGTCTGGCTGTTCAAACCCCCCCGAAGTGTccgttaaaaataaataaataaataataataataataataatcattgattagaTCTAGAGGCTGCGTCACACACGGGCACGGAAACGGCATTTTCCCCAAACGGCTTCATGTTCGAGCGCCGGCGGCCTCACGTTAAGGCCTATGGGACACGGAaggtttttattcattcatccaggtttCAGTCATAAGTGCATTTAACACAAGTAACacttttatttactgtttatttGAAAAGGCATTTTGTAATCTAGAATTCCGTGTGAAAAATTGAAATTTAAAATCAtagttttagaacaaaatgttaaataaaaataaaaacaatcccaTAAATCAAAGGACAAATTAGAATTAGATATGCAAAATGAATTTTCAATTTACAACATTAAAAGTGACATTTGAACTCATTGTTTGCTTTGAACTTATTTCTCTCTTAACCTGACAACACCAGAAGTTTTAACCTTTTCATTGTTATATTGTTCACGTtgactgtattttatttctactttattgttttaacttaatgttaaaacattgtcattgcatcatttttcatggtgttttttcaaagtgaaaaaaagcaacccccccccccccaaccagtGTCAACCATTTGCATTTATGGGGTGTTGCTTCAATATGCTAAGTTCCACCTCCACCATTGACCGTatgaaagaactggactgagtggcccctccccctggcgttccaaacaggaagttgatcCAAGAAGCCAGAGTCCCATAGGCAtagtttctaaaatgtaaagctgtttttcaaatatatttgtTGTGCTTTCTTAATTGTGCTGATGGTTAAAATCATTCAGTGTTTGTCACGGAGGGGGCTGAGGGAGAACCCAGACGCAGAGAGGAGAAGGCAGGAGGTTCCGGGTGAAAAGGAGCTTTAATAAACCAAAGACCACTGCTGAGCAGGCAAGACAAACcaaaaactagaaaaacagcaaaactatGGAGCAacacaggaggaggagaaagacaggacttaaatagacacaaacaagacacaggtggaaacaatcaggacagatggggaccaaaggtaAAACCCGAAAAACACgatacaaaacaggaaacctatcaaaataaaacaggaatcaGAACTAAAATAGAACCAAATACAAAAGCCAGGAAACTCAAACAAACCATGACAGAGTCGGGTACTTTGTAGAtgtgacagaaaagaaaacctgAGACTCAAAAAAGAATTCTACCTGAAGTCAAGGCAAAGTCAATGCAGGACTAAACCGTCTtacattgaaaacaaaaacagaaatgcaattgtttGGGTCTACGAATGCTAACAGGAAACCTGGAGCAGACATTTAAGGTGGAATTATTTTAACGGCACAACTGAACACCAGCAGAACCTTTGAGTGGTATTTATTACCTGTCATTACTGCATATTTTGGTACATCTTCCACTGAATTACAGCAGTTTCTAAACATATCAgagtaaaatactaaaaacgAATCCTTAGTGATGACGACACTGTCTGGTTAAAGGTAAGGAAGGCATCACTTATGGTTTGTTTAGACCTGGTCACTGTTAATAAAAGGCGGGCGGGCAGGTCTGTTTTCAACAAACCTGCTCTGGATCTggtcctcctgctgctgcagacacgcccTCCTCCTTCCACTCCCTCCTGCAGGATCTCCCACTTCGCTCGCAGTCACGGGGAGACCAGCATTCGTGTCGACTGCCCAGAGTCCACGAACACACACAGGTAAGAACCACAGGTAATGACTCTGCTTTTCCAGCTGGTATGGGTTTCAAAGTGTCCGTCTCACTGGAACTGTCTTCACTCATGGCTGTTTCTGCATGTTACACTTTGAAAAGGTCAGAAAATCCGactaaacaaaagcaaagctgGGACTTCACTTCCATCTATCAAACAGAGGCAGACGTAGAGTTGAAGTACCTGTGACACACCTGTGTAGGTGAAATCTGTTTTATATTGGCCCAGAACCCTGAGGAGGAAGTGAGCATAACAATAAGGAAGTTTGGGTCTCAGAAACATTATTTCTATCTTGTAGAGACATAGAAAGAGGTTGGTGCCGGTTGTCGCATCTGAATGTTTTTATGAGCCGTGTTCAGAACCCAAATGCAGTCTCATTCTAAGCAGACTAACAAGTGTGCTGAAGTTCCCCCTGTGTTTGTGGATCTGTAGGGCCTGCAGAGCAACACACACATTCCTGCAGCCCCGCCGGCCTCCGCTCAGACATGTCGCTGCACAGCTTCGGCTTGGAACCGCTCTCCTGCCACGCCTGGAACAAAGACAGAACACGTAGGTGAAGCAACACACCAACAGCAACAAAACCACTTCCTCACTCATGTCaccgtgggggggggggggactgattACAGTCTCCTCCGACTGTAATCATGGTGCTTAGAGAACTGTAAGAACCTGAGGATCAATCCAGGAAATGCACTGCAGACCTCTGATGTCTGCATGTTTCCACATTCCAGTGCAGTGGAggtctgagctgcagctgaactgcaGGATGGTCAGAAAGGAAAACGGCTTTACTCAGGGCCACATCTACGCATCTGTGTGCTGGGAGGCAGGTTGCCTCATGGCGgcgtgacccctcccccctccccccctctgcCACTGTGTAATGCCTATTTTTTACGTTCCCAACTCCAACATGTGGTCAGGAAGTTGACTGGAGTTAGTTAGTTAGAGAGTTAAATGTTAGTGATGTAGTTGtctgtttgtgttaaaaaaatgaatgtttcatcTAAACcaacaaaagattaaaaagataAACTACGTTTTAAAACCATTATTTCTAAGCTGTGTTTCCATCACACATCTGTGCAAAACCTGATCGAACTTCTAgagatgtaaaacaaaaaaacacaatttcacagaaacacagtttccattaaatcctaattatgtgaataaacatgAACCAACtcaagtcattcagaaacacggTGACGGATGTGAccaatactttgattgacagcagatataatcacatttctgccacggcactagcgcgCATCATCTTCTTCATGGAGCGGTGAGCTCCTTACATGTGGGAGGGGCCACAGATGAAACCATTTTGGGAAACGGTGGTTGGTGGTTttgcagaggagctgtggatccaacaattgcACATAACAGGCCTCACTTTGGATGAACTGTGTGGcactgtgggacctctggtggcgcccgccgtgcagcgcccaaggccgccagttccgggggatggtcacatgactcattcaatttttaaaaaagtgtttccattacaGTTTTGCcaaatatgtctattttttctgtgccagttggccctgcgacagactggcgacctgtccaggatgaccCCAGCATTTCCCCCACAAGTGgcggggataggctccagcagccacgtgaccccgaaagggaccaAACGcccaagaagatgaatgaatgtcaaTTTTGACACGCCTCAAGAAGCCCCTCCTCCAAgcacaaaaacgtttttttctttaaattgtcatgttcCCATGAGGTGAATTTATGATCAGAAATCCAATTTGAtgaatttcatagtcaatggaaacgcagctacagACGGATACTTATGGAAAATGAGGGATCTAGAAGGAAGGGTTATTCACATCTACGAGGATGGTTCTAGAAGACCTTTCCAAATGACGTGCTGTGATCCGTCTTTAGTGCAGAGCCGACATTCCTCCTGTCATCATTTCTAACATCATCCCTGCAGAGAACCAGTTCAGACTACTCCTTAAAACGCTGTTTTCAGTGATCCCAACTCAgactttctgttttctttcatgaTAAGATTCTAAAATAGCTTTATTTGTTCTGACAGAAATTGCTTTGAGCCCCAACAACAATGTGGTGAATATCTACGAGAAGAAAGCAAACGACTGGGTGAAGACGGAGGAGCTGACGGAGCACAGCGGCCGCATCACAGGTACGCCACCTGCTGCTCCACCCGTCCGATGGAACTTTAGCCTCATCGACCTTCTGACCTTTAGAAGAAGAAGCTTCGTCAATcccaaaggaaatgaaaaagctgctTGTATTCACCGCACACAATAAaatcaacaataaataaataaagacacaaaaacaatctATGTTCAAATCTATTAGTTAAGTGTAAATAATTAagtataaatattatttaaaaaatacaaaaaatccgtaaaatattcagaaattaaAATCCAACGAGGTTCTTAAATTTGAGGGAGTTCACTGTCTTATCGCTAGAGGGACAAAGACGTCCTCAGTCTGTCTGTGGAGCAGCGTTTGCTGAACAGGCTCCTCCCCCCGGTGAAGCAGGTGTGAGGTCACCACGGCCCTGAACTTCAACTGAGTCCTCCGCTCCGCCACATCTTCCACTGGGCCCGGTTTCAGTCCAAACGGGGTGGGCTGAGATGTAGGAGGCTTTCCTCTGAAGTCCAGGACCCCCTCTTTGGTCCTCTGGACATTCAGTCCTCCACAAGCTGCCCGGACCCCCCCTCCTCTCGCCCCTTCATGCAGGCCAGAGTGGCTGGataatctgagaacttctgcatgTGGCAGAGGTGTCATGGCAGAGGTCAGACGTATACAGCATGAACAGACCAGGAGACAGTACGGTTCCTTGCACTGCAGCTGAGGGTACTGGATATGTCCCCCCCCATGCGGACACATTGCAGCCTGTTGGTTAAGTGGTCCGTGATCCAGGAAACTAAGAACGGCTCCACAGCCATCTTGATGATCCTGCAGCAGACGAGGTCGTAAAGTATTAAAGGCAAAGGAGAATTCAAAGAAAATCCTCCTCCATCCAAGAATGAGAGAGTGGGGGAGAGGACAGCGTCCCCCCACTCTCTCATATTGGGATTAAGGGGTGAAGAAGGAGCAGCCTGAGCAACTGGACCATCATCAGCTGGCAGAGGGGTGGGGGCAGGCAGTGGGGAGGGACCAGTGATGGGTTTGGTGCAGATCGGACTAATCTGGAAACAATGAGGATGACAGGTTAAAGCTATTGAAAGAAGTTATTGCCCCTTCCTGCTCTTTCCCTGACCACACCAGTCTCATTCTTGCACGCCCTGATTGTTTTCACCCCCGAAAGAGTCGTTGTAGCGGGGAGATGTGCAAGTGTGGCGTTGCATTGTGAAGGAGGTCTGCGGTTCACGCTGCTGTTTGGTTGACAGGGATCGACTGGGCTCCAGAGTCCAACCGCATCGTGACCTGTGCGTCTGACCGGAACGCCTACGTGTGGACCCGGAAGGATGGCGTGTGGAAACCCACACTGGTGCTCCTGAGGATCAACCGTGCTGCCACTTGTGTGAAGTGGTCTCCACAGGAGAACAAGTTTGCTCTGGGCAGTGGAGCTCGACTCATCTCTGTCTGCTACTTTGACAAGGAGAACGATTGGTGAGCACAACTACGACCAAACGCTTCCGACTGAGTCacaacattgtgtttttatgtgcgATCAGCAGGCGTGACGATGGTGAGAGTTTAACAAACCACACACTGGAAGACGACACAGCCAAGCAACTTTTGTGCTAGCACGAACAAACAGCGACCTTTGCTGAGTATATGTCAAGGCCCTGTTCCTTTGCTCTACCTCTCCTAGGTGGTTAAGCAAGCACATTAAGAAGCCCATTTGTTCCACCGTCCTGAGCCTGAGCTGGCATCCCAACAACATCCTTCTGGCAGCTGGGTCTGCAGACCTTCACTGCAGGTGAGACCAGAACCCAGCAGCCCGACTGGGAAACTGCAATCAGAGAAGAAGCTGTGAAAGAACCACAAAGTACATGAACAGTCCCAACTGGTTCTGGCAGCCAACAAAGGCCGAAGTGTCAAACCAACAGGCTGCTGCTCAACAGCCTACGAGctacagatagatagatagatgactttattaatcccacaatggggaaatttcatttctgtggcagcaacacgacattcagaaataatctatataataagacatcaataaaggacatcacaaatgacatttatattagataattaaaaatattactaaaattattatgaaaaatcattatcaaaaatgagattcttattaaataaagaaataaatattaaataaatacaggtgctaaagtgtaaaaaacatgcggtctgcaaaacatgtaaactgtaaaaaaaaaaacatcaccaattttttcaaaatacagaaatgatGAGGCCTCTTAGCAAAAATACCACATAAACTCATACAACATATACATGACATATACAGCATTTTTCTACCTTGATGAAGGCTCTCGATTGTAAAAGTAATCGGACAGCTGCTTTGGAAACACGCTTCTACTTGATTCCTCTATAGGTAATCACCTCCCAAGGACGTCTGGTCTCAGGAATGACCCTCTGACCTCCTCTGACCTCCTTCACAGGGTCTTTTCTGCCTACATCAAGGACATTGAGGACAAGCCTGGACCCACAGCCTGGGGGGCAAAGATGCCGTTTGGAGAGGTTTTGATGGAGCACAAGGATTGTGGCGGGTGGGTCCACAGTGTCTCCTTCTCCCCAGCAGGAGACCAGCTGGCCTGGGTGGCCCACAACAGCAGCATCAGTGTGGCTGACGCCACTCAGGGAAAACAGTGAGTTCTGGTGCTCATGTGGACCCGACCcagttttttcctgctttgttcGCGCTGACATCCCTG includes:
- the ppp4c gene encoding serine/threonine-protein phosphatase 4 catalytic subunit, producing MCVTMGDISDLDRQIEQLRRCELIKENEVKALCAKAREILVEESNVQRVDSPVTVCGDIHGQFYDLKELFRVGGDVPETNYLFMGDFVDRGFYSVETFLLLLALKVRYPDRITLIRGNHESRQITQVYGFYDECLRKYGSVTVWRYCTEIFDYLSLSAIIDGKIFCVHGGLSPSIQTLDQIRTIDRKQEVPHDGPMCDLLWSDPEDTTGWGVSPRGAGYLFGSDVVAQFNAANDIHMICRAHQLVMEGYKWHFNETVLTVWSAPNYCYRCGNVAAILELDEHLQREFIIFEAAPQETRGIPSKKPVADYFL
- the LOC101158771 gene encoding actin-related protein 2/3 complex subunit 1A, which encodes MGHGRFLFIHPGSPTSLAVTGRPAFVSTAQSPRTHTGPAEQHTHSCSPAGLRSDMSLHSFGLEPLSCHAWNKDRTQIALSPNNNVVNIYEKKANDWVKTEELTEHSGRITGIDWAPESNRIVTCASDRNAYVWTRKDGVWKPTLVLLRINRAATCVKWSPQENKFALGSGARLISVCYFDKENDWWLSKHIKKPICSTVLSLSWHPNNILLAAGSADLHCRVFSAYIKDIEDKPGPTAWGAKMPFGEVLMEHKDCGGWVHSVSFSPAGDQLAWVAHNSSISVADATQGKQVTQLNTRHLPLVSVLFASASEIVAAGHDCCPYQFTFKSPGSLEFVKKLDMTKQTSKGSMSAMQHFRNLDKKATEEDEKDLNTLHQNSITQLCVVSGDKSKVDKYSSVGLDGAMVIWTFKH